The window TGAGCGGTACCTTAATTCGGCATTCATTCAAAACTAAAAACGTAATTCAGTTTTactaaaaatacaattttttcttcaaatgttaGCGACTGAcgaacattttcatttcaatttcaactAAAACAGTGACCAACCGGTACATTGTATATATGCCGAATTTGCCATAAACTCCTGTACATCTGTAAAATGCCTTAACTGATATTCACAACACAACTTAAATACGTTTATCCATCACAAACGTTAGCGTCATGTATCCAGGCAAGAGCTAGGTTAGTTCTGCTGACGTTCTAGCTAAAGTTAGCACATTAGCTCGCCTGTTCAGCAGTCTAAAGTTATTTCACACGGAAAAGGATACTGAACACCGTCCTCTCCCATGGCTCCAGCATGTACAGCGCCGTCACCAGAAGATATTGGTAGTAAAACCAGGATAACTGCTTCCAACAGTCACCCAGGGCCATGGTTCCAACTTTACAAACGCCAACTTATTTCTCTTtcctcactgtttttttttttctttctacgTGATTCGTGTTAGAGTATTTCCTGGTGGCGTATGACGTTTAATCATAAGGTGCTCAATTTCAACCAATCACAACTCTGCGTTCGAGTGCACGGCTCTGACGCGACAAAGGGAGTTCCAACATcctgatttcaaaataatgtgcAAATTAAGCGTAAAAGCCAGtgactagtgtgtgtgtgtgtgtgtgtgtatatatatatatatatatatatatatatatatatacacacacacacacacagtctatgGTGAGAGCACTTTACAATGTTGTGTAGAAGATGTGTTATTTGTATGCAGCTAGTTTTACAGAACTGGTAGATTATCATATCATGCATACTGTGTCCTCCCTCATTCTACTTATCACATTTTCAAAGCTGAATTactttgtgatattttaattttctttgtcttgtttacAATTTTCATACATTGCTacttgtgttttaaatgtcCTATGAAGAAACCCAACAATGAACTCATCCTTCTAACAAGTACTGACTGATAAtgtatatcttattcctctgtgcacacacagtttattttgactcagtcactagagcaccaaatgtggattaatccacagctgataataataaataatcccCAACAAATGCGCTATTTCCTGCTGTTTGAGTAAGGTTTGatgaaaactacagtgaccagctgctgagtctttttttttttttaaatgaaactgtatATTGTGTATAAACCAATCAAAAACTACAGTCTATACAGTCTTTCACAAGTTAAACTACATTACAGTCAACGGTTTGTAACTCAAGCAGACAAAGGAGTTTCTCGATCAGATTGGTCAATCAATGTCTCAGAaaacactgacaagtttatttgcAACCGTAAAATGTCCCTCTCGGTCCACGATTCTGGGTCACAATTctaaaaaacccaaaacaaacaaatgttagcaagctGCTAACATTTTACCTTCgcagcatttataagcagtatacaaacatttaatgagccctataatgtagttgtaagcagatacaAGGAcatgtttaagtgtttattaatgtacagtatttgtcaacaattctAACGTCTCCTATGAAGACGTCTTTTATATCATTTATAGCATCTGTGTTTTGCTatgttgtcattcattatctgtacATTTTTGCCTTGTAGATACAGGAACAAgtgaaatagttaaaactacAGCAAGCAACAAACTGGAAAACTGTTATTTCAAGGGCGGGGAGGGTGGAAAGGGGACAGTTGTGTAAGGGGTCGCAGCACGCCGAGCCGCCGCCGGTGTGGGGGttgtacatagaaaataataggGGCGGCTGTGTTGACGCGGGCcgtagttgttgacaaatacattaatgaacACTTATAtatgcttacaactacattatagtgtgttataaaccatttattctatgtttatatactgattatgatttttaaatggggggggggttaagcTAAAGTGTTACCAGGAAGCTTTCTCACAAATGTTTAAGTACGTGAAAGTGAAGAAAATGGGCATTAGCCAATATATCAATATCCAGCTTTTGTAATTCTCAAATATTAATATCGGTATCGGCCTTAAAATTCAGGCTCTTGTGTATTCAGTCCAAAAAACGTTCCCAGACAGACAACGTGCTGCTGACTTTCCACTGCGATCCAGAAGCCTTTTCTCCTCATCAGGCAAGTGAAATGTCCAGCCATGTGATCGACTCGGAGTGTTTCTGAACTGATTCGGGCTGATTGATCGAGACACTCCGAGCAACCGCAGCAGGATCCTCCCCTCTCAACCAGGACGCTAAAGAAGCTTCTTCTTCAGTGCTGGAGCTGAAGAAGCTGAGCGCTGCTGCGAGCTGAAGAGTCAGAGACAAAcccaggaaataaaaaaactgtcTGCTCGTCCGTCTCAGCAGTGGCTGGCCAGGATGTTGAAGAAGTGGTAGACTTCGTCTTTATCGAACACAGCCACCTCGGTGGAGCACTCGGTGCACTGAACCGGGTGGTAAACCTCATCAGCATCCATCCCCGCCGGCGTCGGGTCGGGAGCCTGGTCCAGgggtgtttctgttttctgccccctcctcctcttcctgttcctctgtttcctctcctgctgGGTTTTGTAGCGTAACACCTCGTCTTTCTTCACCGCGCAGTTCATGACGAACATGGCTCGATACTGCGTTCGGTACTTTTCATGCCTGAGTGGACACAATCAAGATATGTCGCtttgaaataaatttaaaaaaaaaacagtacacagCAGTCGATATTTCATCAGTGAATAAAGCCGATGATATCAGCTGAAAAGCCCTTGTGCCAGCTTTTTACACAGCTACAGCTGCAGAAATCAGTTTCACAAGAATCAATATCAATTCAAAGTCAGCTTCTCTGACAGTAActgtttgcttttattatcaGCTGACTCATTTTTTAATCAagtgtttagtctataaaatgtcaaaaaaaacaatagtcccaaacccaaagatattcagtttacaattatataaaacagagaaaaacaacaaatcctcagatttgagaagctaaaacaAGAGAATGTTTGACAGATAAATGACTTATAACGATTAATCGagtatcaaaattgttgtcgatcgactaatcgattgaTCGACTGGGTGTTTGAGCACTAGACTGTTCTGACTCATTCTGTTGAGAAGCAATATCTCCACACTCCCAAGAATTTAggttatagacaaaacaattaattgaaaaagtaATGGTCAGACtaattgataatgataattagCATTAGTAGTTATGACCCAATGACTTTTGAAATTTCAAGATCTCAAAAACACGCGTTTGAAATCTTCCAAATCAAACTTTGGTGGACGGTGAAAAAAAGTATCTttaagagacaaacagacaaagcacCACACGAACAGAAACCACGAAGAGCCCGACAGGCTGGAGTCTGGCCAGGGCATttgaaagggaaagaaaagcagcatgtTCGGTCATGTTTAAATGTGCCTCCGTGTGACTCTAGGTGTTGTGAAGTCTCACCTCTGACAGTCCAGGCAGAGCGTCGTCATGCAGGCAGGACAGTTGAGGACGGCGTCGCTGCTGGGTAAACCCTGAGACTGACGAGGCTGCGACCGAGATGCTGCGGCTGGTCGTTTTCTGCTGTTATACCTGCACAGGAAGTCAAGAGGCTGAACCACTACAACTCTAGTTTTGACTGTGTCGATCTTGTCTGgacaaacaaatgtttctcaACATTAGCGACTCCCTCTGAGCGTCTTACCCTCTCCTTCTGGCGTCCACCCAGGCCTGGTCCCTGTCGTCCTCGTCGGGGTCGTACAGCAGCTCGTCATTGGTCAGTATGGTCCGCTGTTTCCGCCTCCGGCCAGTGGAGCTGcctgcagaggaaacagagagattTAGGTTTTAAATGGACTTTAATGATGTGTCTCATCTACGTGTCCATACAGGCCAAAGGGACAACTGAATCATTCGTGGTGGCGGCATGTTTACAGGTTGCAGACAGTAGGAAAACTAATGTTTAGGAAACATTCATGCTTACATGGCGTGTCCTCCCCCTCTGAGTCAGAGTCGAAGTAAATCTCATCGTACAGCTGAGAGTTAGGAAGTGCAGGACCgctgactcctcctcctccgcttcctgaggtttctgctggagaataaacacacaaaacatcagcAATGCTTTCACAACGAGGTCCTGTCTCCCAGAGCAGGATTAGTAGGTTTGCCAGCTAACTGTGGGATTATTCCTGGCTTTTCAGTCTCACAAAGATAGCTCGGgttcagttaccatggtaactaaCGCTGCAAGATGAACCTGCCAAGTGTAGGTTTTGTTCAGGCTTAATTGCGCATCAAAACATATAAAAATTCACAACGTTTTTCCAGTATAATAGTTTAGCAACTGCAGGTCGGCGTTACCTGCTGTTGATGGTCCCCAGGTTCCTTCCAAGGTCCTGATGGTGGAGCTGAGCTCCGCCTCCATCTCCTTCTCGAACTCATCCCCGCTGGACGACTCGCTCTCCCCCGTCAGATACTCTCTGatcagcttcttcttctgctccgGAGTCCCGTTCAGCAGCACGTCCAGCTCATCCTCCGAACTGAAACACAGCGAGAGAGATTTGCCCGATCTGCTCAGTTTCACTTACAGTCTTCAGGCAACAAGTCCAGTTCAAAAACCAAATCCAGCCCTGAGTCACACCATCCTCCCTAACATAGAGAGATGTGGGAACTGGTaaaaggcatttttcactatttgctgacattttaatgaccaaacaatgaattgattaatcgagaaaacaTGAATCAATATTGAAAGTGAttgttacttgcagccctaCCTCCAAACACTatcttataaaataaaaaaaaatgaaataaaaaataaaactttgcaGATACAAACTGcactttcttgtttgttttgtctaaatCTAGTCGTACCTACTTACTTGCTGCCTTGTTAATTTTTCAAATTTGGAAATATGCAAAGTTCTATGTGTCAAGCCATGTCTACCTGCTGCTAGGTATGAATTATACACTTTACACAGAGCATAATATCTGAGTTGGTGGGTTAGTATTTGTCTGAATCTCTCCCCCCAGGCTGTGTTTATCTGAATGTCCTGTCCTCTTGTAGTGCTCATAAAGAACATTAGAAAACTCCAACTGGTTTCCAgcaaa is drawn from Siniperca chuatsi isolate FFG_IHB_CAS linkage group LG15, ASM2008510v1, whole genome shotgun sequence and contains these coding sequences:
- the LOC122862016 gene encoding E2F-associated phosphoprotein isoform X2 encodes the protein MNKLNKAEDFDSYEIEEPSDEERAESSSEDELDVLLNGTPEQKKKLIREYLTGESESSSGDEFEKEMEAELSSTIRTLEGTWGPSTAETSGSGGGGVSGPALPNSQLYDEIYFDSDSEGEDTPCSSTGRRRKQRTILTNDELLYDPDEDDRDQAWVDARRRGYNSRKRPAAASRSQPRQSQGLPSSDAVLNCPACMTTLCLDCQRHEKYRTQYRAMFVMNCAVKKDEVLRYKTQQERKQRNRKRRRGQKTETPLDQAPDPTPAGMDADEVYHPVQCTECSTEVAVFDKDEVYHFFNILASHC
- the LOC122862016 gene encoding E2F-associated phosphoprotein isoform X1 — protein: MNKLNKAEDFDSYEIEEPSDEERAESSSEDELDVLLNGTPEQKKKLIREYLTGESESSSGDEFEKEMEAELSSTIRTLEGTWGPSTAAETSGSGGGGVSGPALPNSQLYDEIYFDSDSEGEDTPCSSTGRRRKQRTILTNDELLYDPDEDDRDQAWVDARRRGYNSRKRPAAASRSQPRQSQGLPSSDAVLNCPACMTTLCLDCQRHEKYRTQYRAMFVMNCAVKKDEVLRYKTQQERKQRNRKRRRGQKTETPLDQAPDPTPAGMDADEVYHPVQCTECSTEVAVFDKDEVYHFFNILASHC
- the sptssa gene encoding serine palmitoyltransferase small subunit A; amino-acid sequence: MALGDCWKQLSWFYYQYLLVTALYMLEPWERTVFNSLLISVAGMAVYTGYVFMPQHIMAILHYFEVVQ